In one Melopsittacus undulatus isolate bMelUnd1 chromosome 4, bMelUnd1.mat.Z, whole genome shotgun sequence genomic region, the following are encoded:
- the RASSF7 gene encoding ras association domain-containing protein 7 isoform X2, whose amino-acid sequence MELKVWVDGIQRVVCGVSEQTTCQEVVIALARAIGQTGRYVLVQKLREKERQLLPLECPLESLAKCGQYANDVQFVLRRTGPSVAERPSSEGAPQAPERTFIRASLPIKPRPASTDAPRSREPKKSMTFNLGPAGDPFAMSRWRHQAREGMDLEGGGVLQPSKEELFRRVLRQQEQLHSLEAHGDTLEMDLRLWERGRFSGQEDEILYLEHLVRRNETELGEEEFWQTELRLEKECERERQERVRSLRASLEEYTQRIYELSARTEALQEEIQWEMAERAKRGKEIPVPSPTELEDMAAKMKRDLEAKVKQGTQLESNLASVEKALEEAERNLQVFLPLPAQTHLPRPAPNSSSAIPGPCQSHWCPA is encoded by the exons ATGGAGCTGAAGGTCTGGgtggatgggatccagagggtTGTCTGTGGCGTCTCAGAGCAAACCACCTGCCAAGAAGTGGTTATCGCCTTGGCGCGGGCCATAG GTCAGACGGGCCGCTATGTGCTGGTGCAGAAGCTGCGGGAGAAGGAGCGGCAGCTGCTGCCACTGGAATGCCCCTTGGAGTCGCTGGCCAAGTGCGGGCAGTATGCCAACGACGTGCAGTTTGTGCTGCGCCGGACAGGCCCCAGCGTGGCCGAGCGGCCCTCCTCAGAGGGTGCTCCCCAAGCCCCCGAGAGGACGTTCATCCGGGCCAGCTTGCCCATCAAGCCCAGGCCTGCCAGCACGGATGCACCCCGTTCCCGGGAGCCAAAAAAATCCATGACCTTCAACTTGGGTCCTGCAGGTGACCCCTTTGCCATGAGCCGCTGGAGGCACCAAGCACGGGAAGGGATGGACTTGGAGGGTGGTGGGGTTCTCCAGCCTTCCAAGGAGGAGCTGTTTAGGAGGGTGCTGCGGCAACAGGAGCAGCTGCATTCCTTGGAGGCCCATGGGGACACGCTGGAGATGGACCTACGGCTCTGGGAGCGTGGCCGGTTCTCAGGTCAGGAGGATGAGATCCTCTACCTAGAGCACCTGGTGCGGAGGAATGAGACAGAGCTGGGTGAGGAGGAGTTTTGGCAGACTGAGCTCCGGCTGGAGAAAGAGTGTGAGCGGGAGCGGCAGGAGCGCGTTAGGAGCCTCCGGGCCAGTCTGGAGGAGTACACCCAGAGGATCTACGAGCTGAGCGCCCGGACCGAAGCCCTGCAGGAGGAGATCCAGTGGGAGATGGCAGAGAGAGCCAAGAGGGGGAAGGAGATCCCTGTGCCCAGTCCCACGGAGCTGGAGGACATGGCTGCCAAGATGAAGAGGGACCTAGAGGCCAAGGTCAAGCAAGGGACCCAGCTGGAGAGCAACCTGGCCAGTGTGGAGAAGGCCCTGGAGGAAGCTGAAAGGAACCTGCAG